The genomic segment AGGGGCGATTAGCTCAGTTGGCTAGAGCGCCTCCCTTACAAGGAGGAGGTCATCTGTTCAATTCAGATATCGCCCATGGCCGTAACATCCTGTAATTCAAGACGTTAATCTGCGTGGCCACGGGCGCGTGCATCGGTCGGATGCACACAGGCGAATCTGAGAAGTCCGGTTGGTGTCTAAATGATGGAAGGTTGTTGTATTGAAGGAGTTAGGCAATGGCCCGGTGGAGGCCGGCTGCGGGCCTTTGCCGGTTTGCTTGTGCCGGGAACGGTTACCCGGCTGGAAGATCGCGGTTTTCAACCAGAACTCACAATGTCTTAAGGAGGAGTTATGAAGATACGACCGCTACAGGACAGAATCCTAGTCGAGCGCATCGAAGAGGAGATCAAGAAGGGTGGAATCATTATTCCCGATTCCGCCAAGGAAAAGCCCCAGCAGGGTAAGGTGATCGCCGCCGGTCCGGGCCGGATCGACGACAAGGGCAACCGGATCCCGATGGAAGTCAAGAAGGGCGACACCATCTTGTTCGGGAAGTATTCCGGCAACGAGATACGCATCGGC from the bacterium genome contains:
- a CDS encoding co-chaperone GroES, with protein sequence MKIRPLQDRILVERIEEEIKKGGIIIPDSAKEKPQQGKVIAAGPGRIDDKGNRIPMEVKKGDTILFGKYSGNEIRIGEEEHLIMREDDVLAVIEKESK